The following nucleotide sequence is from Paeniglutamicibacter kerguelensis.
TCTCCATACTAGGGGAGCTGCCGTGGTGGATCACGGTGGTCATCCTGGTGCGCGAATGGGGCATCACGCTCATGCGCTTTGTTGTCATCCGCTACGGCGTGATGGCGGCCTCGAAGGGCGGCAAGCTCAAGACGGTGCTGCAGGCCGTGGCAATCCTGCTCTACCTGTTGCCGTGGACCCACACCGTGGCCTGGCTGGGCGTCGTGGCGGTAGCCGTGATGTGGCTGGCCCTGATCGTCACCCTGGTCACCGGCGTCGACTACCTCGTCAAGGCATGGCAGTTGCGCGCGCAGCACCTGGCAAACCCCGGGTCCAAGGCCTAAGCGGAAGCCGGAGCAACGTCCATGGATACACAACCCCAACAGGCAACGGGCAACGAGTTGGCCCGCGAAGTCATCGCGGGTGCGCTTGAGGCGGGTTTGACCCTGGCCACGGCCGAGTCCCTGACCGCCGGCCTGATTGCCGCGACGCTGGCAGAGGTGCCCGGCGCCTCGGCGGTGCTGCAGGGCGGGGTCGTGAGCTACAGCAGCGAGGTCAAGGCGAGCGTGCTGTCGGTCGACCGGGACCTGCTGAAGTCCGTGGGATCGGTCGACGGCGAGGTGGCCCGCCAGATGGCGGTGGGCGTCAGGGCATGCTGCCTCAGCGACGTCGCGGTTTCGGCCACCGGGGTTGCCGGCCCGGATTCCCACGACGGAAAGACGGTGGGTACGGTTTTCCTGGGCTTTGCCCATCCCGACGGAAGCGGATATGCCGAGTATCATTTTCAGGGAGATCGGGCACGGATCAGAGGTGAAGCCACCAGCGCAGCCTTAACACTGCTCATTTCCACGATTCGCTCAGTTGCCACTCAGGTTGATGGGGCAATGTAGCTATCGATGCGGTTTGTGACATAGTTGTTGACCCAATCAAGAATGTTGTGGAAAATCGACCCCGGCTCTGGATAGGGTGGGGGTCGTGGGAACAAACTACGATTATTCGTAGTTGTACCCCATGACGGGCACATCAAGTGTCCGCACCGATCGCCCCACAAAGGCAATAGGACCGGAGAACAAAGGCAATGCACATGGTCAAGCAACCAGTATCGGTAAACGGTGTGGTCCGTTGGCGTGATGTGGGCCTACAGAGCGAGGTCCGCCGCGAAAAAGAGGAGCGCAAGATGGTAGTCCTACGACACGAAATCGGTGACGTCCTCCGCGACGTTCGTCAACGTCAGGGCCGTACCCTGCGTGAAGTTTCCCACAGCGCTCGTGTTTCCCTTGGATACCTTTCCGAGGTCGAACGCGGACAGAAGGAAGCTTCGTCCGAACTGCTCTCCTCGATCTGCAGCGCCTTGGAGGTTCCGCTTTCGCTGATGCTTCGCGAAGTCAGCGACCGCGTGGCCATCGCCGAAGGCATCACCATCCCGGACACCGTTCCCGTGGATCTCACCAGCGAATTCGCAGGGGACCTCGGCAAGCGCCTTGCACCGAGCCACTAACCAACGTTTTTAGACCTCGGGTGGATGTGTGCCCCAGGGGATGACATTTGGCCTCCGGGTCCCGGCTTTCGAGCGGGGACCCGGAGGCCAAGTCTTTTAATCCCGGCCGCAATCCGGCGCACAGCGGGCGCGGGGCAGCACATGGCACAATTGCCCAGTGCGATTGAGTGATTTCTGGCGTCTGATGGATGACGAATTTGGTGCGGGCTATTCCCGCACGCTGGCTTCCAGCCTAGTGCTGGCCGAGGTTGGCGGGGTAACGGCCGTGGACGCGCTGAACCGCGGCACCCCGCCCAGGGCGGTGTGGCTGGCCATCTGCAACATACAGGATGTGCCGCCTGAGCGGCGCCTCGGCAAGGACCTTCCGCCCAAGGAGCAGTAGATGTTCGGGGACACCCGCTCTCAATGTTCGAATATCTGTTCGGAAGAGTGTATTGTTCATGGTGAAAGTTAGTTGGGCTGCCGTCGCCGGTTTTCCACAGCTTGAACACCCGAATACCAAAGTGTCGGCCAGTAGTCGTACGCTCGTGGACAGACAAAGAGTATTGGCCAATATGGCCCTAACAACCGAGGTGAATGATGGCCGCAGGTAACAATCGCGAGAAGGCCCTCGAAGCTGCACTTGCACAGATTGATAAGCAATTCGGCAAGGGATCCGTCATGCGCTTGGGCGACGACACTCGTGCGCCTATTGCCACCATTCCCACCGGATCGGTCGCATTGGATATTGCGCTGGGTATCGGCGGGCTTCCCCGTGGACGAGTCGTGGAGATCTACGGCCCTGAATCCTCGGGTAAGACCACTGTTGCGCTGCACGCCGTTGCCAGTGCCCAGAAGCTCGGCGGCATTGCCGCATTCATCGACGCCGAACACGCCTTGGACCCCGAGTACGCCAAGAAGCTTGGTGTGGACACCGATGCCCTTCTGGTGTCCCAGCCGGACACCGGTGAGCAGGCCCTGGAAATCATGGACATGCTCGTGGGCTCCGGCTCCATCGACATCATCGTGATCGACTCCGTGGCTGCATTGGTTCCACGCGCCGAAATCGAAGGCGAGATGGGCGACAGCCATGTCGGCTTGCAGGCCCGTTTGATGAGCCAGGCACTGCGAAAGATCACGGGTCGGCTGAGCCAAACGCGCACCACTGCGATCTTCATCAACCAGCTGCGCGAAAAAATCGGTGTGATGTTCGGTAGCCCGGAAACCACGACCGGCGGTAAGGCACTGAAGTTCTACGCCTCGGTCCGAATCGACGTTCGCCGCATCGAAACCTTGAAGGAAGGCACCAACCCGGTTGGTAACCGCACACGTGCCAAGATCGTCAAGAACAAGATGGCTCCGCCCTTCAAGCAAGCCGAATTCGACATCATCTACGGTCTGGGTATTTCCCGAGAGGGAAGCCTCATCGATATCGGTGTGGAGCAGGGCTTCGTCAAGAAGTCGGGCGCATGGTTCACCTACGACGGCGACCAGCTCGGCCAGGGCAAGGAAAACGCGCGGAAGTTCCTGCGTGACAATCCCGACCTAGCCAACGAACTTGAACGTCAGATCCTCGAAAAGCTGGGGATTGGCCAGGTCGCCAGCGACGACGGGGAAGATACGTTGCGCATCGTCAAGGATTCCTAGTTTCGTGAGTTCCAAACAGCACCAGGGCGGTTCGTCCGGTACCCCACAGGGTTCCGAACGACCGCTTTGGTCGTTTCCAGCCGACGGCAATTCCGAATGGGGAACGCCTGACGAAATGCCGCAATGGGCGCAAACGCCCGTTGCGTTTGAGGCCCCGCCGGCCGACCTCGCCCCAGGGCCGCCGGAACCGGAGAAGAAATTCGGTGAACGCCAAGCCTATGCCGGACGCAGCAAGCGCACCGGCCCGCGAGGCGATTCGGCATCCCGTGGCACCCGTGGCTCCCGCAACGGCACCGCGCGTTCGACCGGCACCAAAAGGGAAAGGCCCGCGGCCGAACCCGTCGAGCTGAGCGACGAGCAGTACGCAACCAAGGGACGTGCGATCCTCCTGCGCCAGCTCACCGCGTCATCAAAGAGCCGGGCGCAGCTGCTGAAAAAGCTGCTGGAAAAGGAAATCCCGGTTCGTATCGCCGAAGAGCTGCTCGACCGCTTCGAAGAGATCCAGCTGGTGGACGACAATTCGTTTGCCGAAAGCTGGGTGCGGGCGCGCGCCCGCAGCCGCGGACTCGCCCGTTCCGCCATCAGGCGCGAACTGCGCGGCAAAGGCATCGAGGGTGACATGGCGGAGAACGCCCTGGAGCAACTAGACGAAGAGTCCGAGGAAGCCACGGCCAAAGACCTGGTGGATCGAAAGCTGCGGGCCCCGTCCATGGGCGTGGACAAGGACAAGAGCGTCCGCAGGCTCGTGGGCATGCTGGCCCGCAAAGGGTATTCCCCGTCGATGGCATTCCGCATCGCCAACGAGGCGTGGGAAGAGCACTACGGCCAAGAACCTTACTAGGGCAAGCCGCTCCGGCTTGGGCTGATGAAGATTGGGTACCCTAGGAAGGTGACTGTGAGCATTTCTACTTCCACCGAAAGAAAACCAGCTGGTCCATTGCGCACATACGAGGTGCGAACATACGGCTGCCAGATGAACGTACACGATTCGGAGCGGCTCTCGGGCCTGCTGGAATCCACGGGGCTTGTCCCGCAACAGCCCGGTGACGGCACCGCAGACGTCGTGGTCTTCAATACCTGTGCGGTGCGTGAAAACGCCGACAACAAGCTGTACGGAAACCTTGGCCTGCTGGCACAGGTCAAGGAAAAGCACCCGGACATGCAGATTGCCGTCGGCGGCTGTTTGGCGCAGAAAGACCGCGAAACGATTCTTCGCAAGGCACCCTGGGTGGATGTCGTCTTCGGCACCCACAACGTCGGCTCGCTGCCGGCGCTGCTGGACCGGGCCCGCCACAACAACAAGGCCCAACTGGAAATCCTTGAGTCCCTGGAGGTATTCCCCTCCACGCTGCCGACCAAGCGGGACTCGGTGCATTCGGGCTGGGTCTCGATTTCCGTGGGCTGCAACAACACCTGCACGTTCTGCATCGTGCCGTCGCTGCGCGGCAAGGAACGCGACCGCCGCCCGGGGGAAATCCTGGCCGAAATCGAGGCCCTTGTCGCCGACGGCGTCATCGAAGTGACCCTGCTGGGACAGAACGTGAACTCCTACGGCGTCGAGTTCGGGGACCGGCTGGCTTTCGGCAAGCTGTTGCGTGCCTGCGGCGGGATCGAGGGGCTGGAACGCGTCCGTTTCACCAGCCCGCATCCCGCCGCGTTCACCGACGATGTCATCGAAGCGATGGCCGAGACGCCGAACGTCATGCCGCAACTTCACATGCCCCTGCAGTCCGGCTCCGACAAGGTGCTCAAGGAAATGCGCCGCTCGTACCGGTCCAAGAAGTTCCTGGGCATCCTCGAGAAGGTGCGCGAGAATATCCCGCATGCCGCGATCACGACCGACATCATCGTCGGCTTCCCCGGGGAAACCGAGGAGGATTTCCAGGCGACCCTTGACGTTGTTGCCGCATCGCGCTTTGCCAGCGCCTTCACTTTCCAGTATTCCAAGCGCCCCGGTACCCCCGCCGCCGAGCTGGAACACCAGCTGCCCAAGGCCGTGGTGCAGGAACGCTACGAACGCCTGACCGCGCTCCAGGACCGGATCTGTGCCGAGGAAAACGCCAAGCAGGTCGGCCGGACCGTCGAGGTCATGGTCACCGCCCAGTCGGGCAAGAAAGCCGCGGAAACCCAGCGGCTCAGCGGACGCTCCACCGACCAGCGGCTTGTGCACTTCTCGATTCCGGCGAGCGGGGAAACCCCTCGCCCGGGCGACCTGGTGACCATCCCGATCACCGAGGCGGCGGCCTTCCACCTGGTCTCCGACCCGGCGAGCCTGGCTGAGTACTCGGTTCGCCGCTCGCGAGCCGGCGACGCATGGGACCGCGCACAAGCTGACTCCTGTGGCGCACCCGCCACGGGTCCCTCCGGCACCAAGGGCGTATCCCTAGGCATGCCACTGCTGCCCACCAGAAAGTAGTCGTTGCACATGACTCTCCCGGTAATCGCCGTGATTGGACCAACCGGGACGGGTAAATCGGACCTCTCGATTGCGCTTGCCCGGGAACTTGGCGGGGAAATCGTCAATGCCGACGCCCTGCAGTTCTACCGCGGCATGGACATCGGCACGGCCAAGCTGTCCGTTGCCGAACGCGCCGGGATCCCACACCACCTGCTGGACATCATGGATGTCCGGGAGGATGCCAGCGTGGCCCGTTTCCAGGCCGATGCGCGCCGGACATTCGATGAAATCCGCTCCAGGGGAGCGGTGCCCATCCTGGTGGGCGGTTCGGGCCTCTACGTGCGTGCCGCACTGGATGAAATCGATTTCCCACCCACCGACCCGGAAGTGCGCCAACGCCTCGAGCTGGAGGCCCATGAGCACGGCCCGGGACCGCTGGCACGGCGCCTGGCCGCGGTCGATCCCGCCTCCGCCGCACGCAACCTCGATGAAAGGCGCATGATCCGTGCTCTCGAGGTTTACGAAATCAGCGGAAAGCCGTTCAGCTCCTTCATGCCGGAACGCGAGTACCACGCCCCGGCCGTACAGATCGGGCTGAACTTGGATCGTGCGCTGTTGCACCAGCGACTGGAGCTGCGTGTGGCGAAAATGCAGGAGCTGGGCTTGCTGGACGAAGTCCGCCGCCTGGACGCAGCAGGCCTGCGCGAGGGCAAAACGGCCTCGCGGGCCATCGGCTACGCACAGTTCCTTGCCGTGCTCGACGGGACCATGGAGGAAGCCGAGGCCGCAGAGAGGACCGTGATCGCCACCCGGCAGTTCGCCCGCCGGCAGGTCACTTGGTTCAACGCCGATGAACGCGTGCAATGGTTCGATCCGCTCAGCGCCTCATTGGTCGGTGACGTGCTCGAACGAATCCGTGCGGCCTGAAAGCCGCCGGGCGGCGTAGCAAAATGCGCAAGCAAGTTGCGCTGCCCGTATCCTTAAAGCCATGAGCATCACCGAACCCCTGTCCGCCCAAGGCGAGTCACTTCTGGCCGTCGCGGGGCCACTGAGCTACGCGAAGGGGCACGGCACCGGAAACGATTTCGTGCTCATCTCCGACCCCGCCAATGAACACGACCTGAGCCCGGTACAGGTCGCGGCGATCTGCGACCGGCACCGCGGGATCGGCGGCGACGGACTCATCCGTGCAGTGCCCTCCGAAAACCTGGCGGAGGGCCGTGAGATCCTCGCGACCCAGCCGGAGGCCCGCTGGTTCATGGATTACCGCAATGCCGACGGCTCGATCTCAGAAATGTGCGGAAACGGAGTCCGTGTTTTTGTCCACTTCCTCGTGAGCGAGAAGCTTGTCGACTTGCCGGTGGGAGCCGAGCTGTTCATCGGCACCAGGGCCGGTCTCAAGACCGTGACCCGGCTTGTCGATGGATACTCGGTGGACATGGGAGCCTGGGAATTCATTTACCCGGACGCGGCCGGCAAGGGCGGGCTCGACTCCGTCGTGCAGACCGAGGGGCTGCCGGTTCCCCGCGCAGCGGTCTCCGTGAGCATGGGAAACCCGCACACCATTGTGGCCGTGGCCAGCCAGACGGAGCTCGGGGAACTCAATCTCTTCACCACCCCCGTTGTCGACCCGTTGCCGCCCCACGGAACCAACGTCGAGTACGTGCTGCCCGGCGAACCCCTCGTCGAGGGCGGGCGCGGCAGTCTCCGGATGCGGGTGCACGAACGGGGCGTGGGCGAAACGCTCTCCTGCGGAACCGGGGCCTGCGCGGCGGCCGTTGCCACGCGGCACTGGGCCCAGGCCCAAGCCGTTGCCAACTGGGAAGTCACGGTTCCCGGAGGCGTGTTGGGGGTCCGGTTTGCCCACGGTGCGGGGGGTACCGAGCACGTGTTCCTCAGCGGACCCGCGGTGCTTGTCGCCCGCGGCAGCATTTCCGAGGCTTAAACACTTAAAACGTGAGGGCGTTGAACACCATGGTGTTCAACGCCCTCACGTTTTGCGCACGGGTATGCGCGTCTGAAGCTAGGACTCCTGCGGGCGGTGGATCCGGATCGTGCGGAAAGCCTTGTCCGTCGCGGTGCGTTCAACCGTCCAAGACGCGGGCAACACGGTTCCAATCCACTTTTGCAGCGAGTCGGCGCCCAGGTTCTTCTGGACGACGAGCCAGGCCGTTCCGCCCGGTGCCAGACGCGGCAGCCACAGCAGGAGCAGCTCGTGGAGCGCTTCCTTTCCAATGCGGATGGGCGGATTCGACCAGATGGTGTCGAAGGTGGTGGCCGGGTCGACCTCCTCGGGCAGCGAGGCCTTCACATTCCCAAGACCCAACGAGCGGGCATTGTCGCGCGTCAAACCGATGCTGCGCTCGTTGACGTCCACCGCGTAAACCGTGGCCTCCGGGGAAGCCAGCGCCATGCTCAGGGCGATCGGTCCCCAACCACAGCCGATGTCAAGCAGGTTTCCGGTCGTTGAAGGATCCGGAACCGACTCCAAGAGCACAGCCGTACCCTTGTCGATTCGGTCCGGGCTGAAGATGCCGCCGGAGGTTTCGACCTTGCGGGATGCACCGCCAAGTTCGACGCTGATGGTGCGGCGTTTTTCCGGAGTTGCCGGTTGCGCACTGAAATAATGATCCGAGCTCATGTTGGCAGGTTAACCGCCCGGAGGCCGCAATCCCAAACCGCGCACGGCGATGTGGGCCCATATTGGCTCATTCGGGGTGTGATTTACGTTAAGGCGAGCCGTGCCATGCAGTGATAGAGTTTTCCCTATGACTTTTCTGTAAGACGCACATTGCGCATTTTCAACGCACCAGACGGCTTCCAACGCCGAAGAATCTGGGTCTCTGCCACGCGCCGAAAAGTCATAGTTCAAAGTCTTCCCAAGCCATGTCTCACCAAATGAAAACACCCCGGACCGTAGTTTCCGGCTTCATGGCTCCCGCGAACTTCATTGACCCAGCATGCGGTGGACCCCTTCGAAACGATCCATCCAAGGACAACACATGCAATCTCATGATGATCAAGCACACGAATACGGCGCTTCTGTCGGCGCAGGGCACTATTCTGGAATACAGCACGCAAAGGGGAACATGACCAACTCACAGCATTCCGGTCCACACGACAACGACATGGACGAGGCACAGATCCAGGCTGCCATTGAAAGGATCCTTGCCAGCGACCATTCGGTTGCCGACAAGAGCAAGCATTTCGGGGCACCCGAGCACGAGGGAATCTTCTCGGGCCGAGCCCAGGCGCTTAGCAACCTGACCCGTGAACATTCGTCATTCGACGGTGAACAGGAAGATCTTGCCGAACGCCGGGCACTTCGCCGTGTCGCGGGGCTGTCCACCGAACTCGAAGACGTCACCGAGGTCGAATACCGCCAGCTGAGGCTCGAGCGCGTGGTGCTGGCCGGGATCTGGAATGAAGGCACCGCACAGGATGCCGAAAACTCCCTGCGCGAACTCGCCGCCCTGGCTGAGACGGCCGGCTCCGAGGTGCTTGACGGCATTGTGCAACGCCGTGCCAAACCGGACCCGGGAACCTTCCTGGGCTCGGGCAAGGCAATGGAATTGCGTGAGATCGTGTCCGCCACGGGCGCCGACACCGTCATCATCGACTCCGAGCTCTCCCCGTCGCAGCGCCGTGCACTCGAAGACGTCGTGAAGGTCAAGGTCATCGACCGGACCGCGCTGATCCTGGACATCTTCGCCCAGCACGCCAAGAGCCATGAGGGGCGCGCCCAGGTCGAACTGGCTCAGCTTGAATACCTTCTCCCGCGACTGCGCGGCTGGGGCGATTCCATGTCGCGCCAGGCCGGTGGCCGCGTGGGTGCCGCAGGTGGCGGCATCGGCTCCCGCGGTCCTGGCGAAACCAAGATCGAACTGGACCGCCGGCGCATCCGCGACCGCATGGCCAAACTTCGCAAGGAAATCAAGGGTATGCTCCCGGCCCGGGAAGCCAAGCGGGCAAACCGGAAGCGCAACGAAGTGCCCTCGGTCGCAATCGTCGGTTACACCAACGCGGGCAAGTCCTCGCTGCTCAACAGGCTCACGCATGCCGGCGTCCTGGTGGAAAACGCGCTCTTCGCGACCCTGGATCCCACGGTGCGACAGGCCGAAACCGGCGACGGACTGAACTACACGCTCACCGACACGGTGGGCTTCGTCAAGTCGCTTCCCACCCAGCTCGTGGAGGCGTTCCGTTCCACGCTCGAGGAGATCGCGGACGCGGACCTGATCCTGCACGTGGTCGACGCGGCGCACCCGGACCCGGAAGGGCAAATCCAGGCGGTGCGCACGGTGCTCAACGACATCGATGCCCGGAACATCCCCGAAATCATTGTGTTGAACAAGGCGGATGTGGCCGACCCCTTCGTGGTGGAGCGCCTGCGCCAACGCGAGCCGAACCACGTGATTGTCTCGGCCCGCACCGGTGACGGCATCGAAGAACTGCTGCAGAAGATCAGTGCGGCAATTCCGCGGCCCAATGTCCAACTAGAATTGATGATCCCCTACGATCGAGGCGACGTGGTCAATAAGCTCCACGGCGCCGAGGCTGAAATCTTGGCCATCGAACACACCGAAAACGGGACGCGCATGATGGTCAAGGTGCGCGAGGGCATGGCCGCGGAAGTGGAGCAATTTAGTATTCATGGCTGAGGAATCACAAGTCATAGCCCTGTTGGACGCTGCGGTGTCCTCGATGGGCGGGCAGAGCAGGCCGGGCCAGCACGAGATGGCAAAACAGGTCGTGCGCGCCATGGAAACCGGCGAGCACCTTTTGGTGCAGGCCGGGACCGGAACCGGAAAGTCGATGGCTTACCTGGTTCCGGCCCTTGCGCACGCCCTGGACTCGGAAAAGCCCGTGGTGATTTCGACCGCAACGCTGGCCCTCCAAGCCCAGATTGTAGGACGCGACGTTCCGCGGCTCTTGAAGTCGCTGAAGGATGAGCTGCCCCGCGAGATGGAGGTGGCCTTGGTCAAGGGCCGCTCCAATTACGTGTGCCAGTACAAGCTCGGCGGCGGCTACCCGGACGACGACGAGGGAACGCTGTTCTCGATCGAATCCGACGCCCCGGTGGCCGGCGGCTACGCGGACGGCCCGTCCTCCGCACTCGGGCAGGAAGTCGTGCGCCTGCGCCAATGGGCCGAGCGCACCGAAACCGGTGACCGCGACGACCTGACACCGGGCGTCAGCGACAAGGCTTGGCGCCAGGTCTCGGTCAGTGCCATGGACTGCCTGGGATCCCAGAAATGCCCGATGGCTTCCGATTGCTTCAGCGAGATGGCCCGCGCCCGCGCGGCCGATGCCGACGTGGTGATCACCAACCACGCAATGCTCGCGGTGTCGGCGTTCGAGGGCCTGGCCGTGCTGCCGGACTTCGACACGGTCATCATCGATGAGGCCCACGAACTGCAGGACCGGGTGACAAGTTCGGTGACCCGCCCGCTGTCGGTCAACATGGTCCAGACCGCCGCCTCGGCGGCCCGCAAGCATTGCGCGGTAAGCGTCGACGCGCTGAACCAGGGGGCCAAGGCGCTGCAGCGCAGCCTCGAAGGCGTCCCTACGGGCTTGATGGCCCGCGGCCTCAACGAGGAACAAGAAGCAGCGATCAACCAGATCGCCGAGGCCGCACGCGTGGTCCTTTCGGATTCGAAGCCCGAGGCCAATGCGCCGGCGGACGGCGGACGGCAGATGGCTCGTTCGCAGGTCATGTACCTGGTGGAGCAGTGCACCAAGATGCTTGAAATGACCGAGGAGCGGGAAGTCATCTGGGCTTCGCGCCCGGGGCATTTCAGCCCGGGGGAGGGCTACGTCCAGCCGGACGAGTCGAGCCAGCCGACGCTCAATGTCGCACCCCTGTCGGTCGCCGGCAAGCTTCGTGAGGGCCTCTTTGATGGTCGCACCGTCATCCTGACCAGCGCCACCCTGGCCATCGGGGCGGCCTTCGAGCCCGTCGCCGGCGCCTTGGGATTGGTCGGCGACGGCGCACCAACATGGAACGGCGTCGATGTGGGAAGCCCCTTCGACTACCCCAAGCAGGGCATCCTGTATGTGGCAAAGCACCTGCCCAAGCCGGGGCGCCAGATGTCGCAGGAAATGCTCAGCGAGATCGAAGACCTCATCAAGGCTTCCGGGGGAGGGGCCCTGGCGCTGTTCACCTCGCGCCGCGCAGCGGAGGAAGCAGCCGAGATCCTGCGTTCTCGGTTGGACATTCCGATTTTGTGCCAGGGCGAATCAAGCATGAAGGCCTTGGTCGACCAGTTCTCCGCCGAACCGGACACCTGCCTCTTCGGAACCATGACCCTGTGGCAGGGCGTCGACGTGCCGGGCAACGCGTGCCGCCTGGTGATCATCGACAAGATCCCGTTCCCCCGGCCCGACGACCCGCTTTCCTCGGCTCGCAGCCGGGATGTCGCCAAACACGGCGGCAACGGGTTCATGGCCGTGGCGGCGAGCCACGCCGCTGTCAGGTTGGCACAGGGTGCGGGACGCTTGATTCGTTCGGTCAACGACCGCGGAGTCGTGGCCGTCCTGGACTCGCGTCTGGCAACGGAACGCTATGGAAGCTTCCTGCGGGCCTCTTTGCCGCCATTGTGGGCCACCCCGGACAAGCCGACGGTGTTGGCCGCGCTGGAACGGCTCAACGAAACCTAGGAGACATTGCGGTCCATTGGGAGCGCAGGCGTCAATAAACCAATGAGGAAGGGGCCGGTCGATTCGACCGGCCCCTTCCTCATTGATATGCCTGTGACGTCCCTAGATGGAGCGCATGACCGAAACCACTTTGCCCATGACCGTTGCCGCGTCACCGAGGATCGGTTCGTAGCGGGAGTTCTGGGGCAGCAGCCAGGTGTGGCCATCTCGCTGGCGGAAGGTTTTCACCGTGGCTTCGTCGTCGAGCAGCGCCGCAACGATGTCGCCGTTGACTGCTGTTTGCTGACGTCGCACGACAACCCAGTCGCCATCGCAAATGGCGGCATCGATCATGGAATCGCCGCTGACCTTGAGCATGAAAAGTTCGCCATGACCTACGAGCTGGCGCGGCAACGCAAACACGTCTTCCACTGCCTGGTCAGCGAGGATCGGGTTGCCCGCAGCAATTCGGCCCACCAATGGAACCATGGCGGTATCCGCCGAAGTGGTCAGTTCCGAGACATTCATTCCGTTCGCGGCCTTGAGCTCGGCCTGACCGGAAACCACTTCAAGTTTCGTGTCGGATTTGAGTTGCAAAGGCAGCAGGATTTCCATGGCGCGCGGACGTCGGGGATCGCGACGGATATAGCCAAGCTTTTCGAGCTGGCTCAGCTGATGCGTCACGCTCGAGAGGCTGGCCAGGCCCACCGCGTCACCGATCTCTCGCATGGAAGGCGGGTAGCCGTTGGCACTGACCGAGCGCTGGATCGTTTCGAGAACCTTTTTCTGGCGAATGGTCAGGCTCTTCGCGTCTCGCCGAGGGGTTCGTTGTTCGGTCGTCATTCTGTGTGCCTCATCCCGATCGTCGGCGGTTGGCCCGCGCGTTCCGCAATTTGTCGGTGCGGAGTGATGAAGTGAATTCACCGTTCCACAACACTTATCTTAGTGGACGGCGGCGACCCTTTCAAAGATTTGTTCGAACCGATCTGGACACGTGTCGTTGAAAAGTGCTAGAAATAACTTGCGAACTACGAACACATATTCGAAAAATGTGTTCGAACGATAGAAGCTTGTTCGATTTGTGGCCCACTCGCATCGGCCCGTCGTATCTCTAAGGAAAGGCAAAGACATGGCAAACTCTGCTCTCTCGGCCCCGCTCCACCTCGTTCCGGATCCCATCGCGTACCACGCACCGCAGGAGGCTCCGCTGCGGTTGACGCGCCGCGGGAAATTCGTTTTGATCGCCATGCCGATCTTCATGGCCAGCATGGGTGTACTCATGCTTCTCGGCTTGTTCCTGTCACCGGCCAAGGCCTCTGCCGACGTGCCCGTGGGTGTCGCCGCCCTCAGTGTCACCGTGATCGAAGGCGACACGCTCTGGGGGCTGGCTCGCCAGTTCGCGCCCCAGCTTGACCCCCGCGAAGCGGTGCGCCAGATCGCCGAAATCAACAACCTTGAGGGAGACGTCCTGTACGCGGGAACGGAACTCTACATTCCAACGGCACGCTAGCTGCCGCCCCGCAGACGGCGGATGTGACCCCCGCGTCATTGCGAACCGATTGTTACCCCGTTCCACATTGCTGATTCTGATGCCTTGGACCGCGCGCC
It contains:
- the pgsA gene encoding CDP-diacylglycerol--glycerol-3-phosphate 3-phosphatidyltransferase, which encodes MSDSPEIPAQKPVPNLNIANVLTTLRIVMVPFFIWALLADDQQYGWQRWVAFGLFALAIYTDKLDGDLARSRGLVTNFGKIADPIADKLLTGSALVLLSILGELPWWITVVILVREWGITLMRFVVIRYGVMAASKGGKLKTVLQAVAILLYLLPWTHTVAWLGVVAVAVMWLALIVTLVTGVDYLVKAWQLRAQHLANPGSKA
- a CDS encoding CinA family protein, whose product is MDTQPQQATGNELAREVIAGALEAGLTLATAESLTAGLIAATLAEVPGASAVLQGGVVSYSSEVKASVLSVDRDLLKSVGSVDGEVARQMAVGVRACCLSDVAVSATGVAGPDSHDGKTVGTVFLGFAHPDGSGYAEYHFQGDRARIRGEATSAALTLLISTIRSVATQVDGAM
- a CDS encoding helix-turn-helix domain-containing protein — encoded protein: MVKQPVSVNGVVRWRDVGLQSEVRREKEERKMVVLRHEIGDVLRDVRQRQGRTLREVSHSARVSLGYLSEVERGQKEASSELLSSICSALEVPLSLMLREVSDRVAIAEGITIPDTVPVDLTSEFAGDLGKRLAPSH
- a CDS encoding DUF3046 domain-containing protein, whose protein sequence is MRLSDFWRLMDDEFGAGYSRTLASSLVLAEVGGVTAVDALNRGTPPRAVWLAICNIQDVPPERRLGKDLPPKEQ
- the recA gene encoding recombinase RecA, whose product is MAAGNNREKALEAALAQIDKQFGKGSVMRLGDDTRAPIATIPTGSVALDIALGIGGLPRGRVVEIYGPESSGKTTVALHAVASAQKLGGIAAFIDAEHALDPEYAKKLGVDTDALLVSQPDTGEQALEIMDMLVGSGSIDIIVIDSVAALVPRAEIEGEMGDSHVGLQARLMSQALRKITGRLSQTRTTAIFINQLREKIGVMFGSPETTTGGKALKFYASVRIDVRRIETLKEGTNPVGNRTRAKIVKNKMAPPFKQAEFDIIYGLGISREGSLIDIGVEQGFVKKSGAWFTYDGDQLGQGKENARKFLRDNPDLANELERQILEKLGIGQVASDDGEDTLRIVKDS
- a CDS encoding regulatory protein RecX, whose translation is MSSKQHQGGSSGTPQGSERPLWSFPADGNSEWGTPDEMPQWAQTPVAFEAPPADLAPGPPEPEKKFGERQAYAGRSKRTGPRGDSASRGTRGSRNGTARSTGTKRERPAAEPVELSDEQYATKGRAILLRQLTASSKSRAQLLKKLLEKEIPVRIAEELLDRFEEIQLVDDNSFAESWVRARARSRGLARSAIRRELRGKGIEGDMAENALEQLDEESEEATAKDLVDRKLRAPSMGVDKDKSVRRLVGMLARKGYSPSMAFRIANEAWEEHYGQEPY
- the miaB gene encoding tRNA (N6-isopentenyl adenosine(37)-C2)-methylthiotransferase MiaB, translated to MKIGYPRKVTVSISTSTERKPAGPLRTYEVRTYGCQMNVHDSERLSGLLESTGLVPQQPGDGTADVVVFNTCAVRENADNKLYGNLGLLAQVKEKHPDMQIAVGGCLAQKDRETILRKAPWVDVVFGTHNVGSLPALLDRARHNNKAQLEILESLEVFPSTLPTKRDSVHSGWVSISVGCNNTCTFCIVPSLRGKERDRRPGEILAEIEALVADGVIEVTLLGQNVNSYGVEFGDRLAFGKLLRACGGIEGLERVRFTSPHPAAFTDDVIEAMAETPNVMPQLHMPLQSGSDKVLKEMRRSYRSKKFLGILEKVRENIPHAAITTDIIVGFPGETEEDFQATLDVVAASRFASAFTFQYSKRPGTPAAELEHQLPKAVVQERYERLTALQDRICAEENAKQVGRTVEVMVTAQSGKKAAETQRLSGRSTDQRLVHFSIPASGETPRPGDLVTIPITEAAAFHLVSDPASLAEYSVRRSRAGDAWDRAQADSCGAPATGPSGTKGVSLGMPLLPTRK